ttaaataaaagttaaaaaaatgcacaattgtttcataacatacattttccatgaatttttgaagacttctcattgCATGGAGTGCATCCTTTCCATTCCTAATCTTTTATAGTGAATCATTTGCATTCAGATTGACTCTACTTTTAGTTTCTACACATTAGAGAGAACAGGAGATATTTGCTCTCTGATTTAGATTTACTTTTCTTGTTAACTGAACAGACTACAAGTTTCATCATTGTACTGGTAATAAATCAAACTCATCAAGACAATgaactttcatttttatgtaagtcAGTGAATtctgtgtgtgttgtggctatactTCATCTCAATTTGTATGAGCCTCTATTAAAAACCTCACTAGTAGCATCAGAGCAGTGAGTACccaatggaaaatgtgttttgcttAAAATACTAGGCATCTCATTTATAGCAGTATGAGTTTAGAAAACTTCTGAGTGGAATACTAGAGTTCTCTTATTGCCCTCTTGTCCCATCCTTATTAGATTTACTTCATTAGCAATACATCACACTGATATGCAAGCACAAATGATTAGTCAGTGTTGATCATCACTATTACCTACAGGACATACTATCCATTGTGTTCACTCTCGTGTTGTGTAGTATGTGGGTTTTGCAAAAGATTAAAGGTATGTAGCTGCCCTGTCCATCATAATAGTTCTGAAAGCCACTTGCATTCAAGCAGTACAGTTGTCTACAGCCATCACCCTGCCCTTGGTGTTTGTGGTGGTGGGAATAAAGAGGTGACTTCTGGCTGCTGTTGTCTGTCTTATGGTAAAAAGCAAAGAGTACTCAAATAGTTACTAGTTCTCATGAGAGCATCAACCAAGGTTGAAGGTGCAAAAACAGATCCACATGAGATGACCGTGGTTAACACTAGTGGAAGGGTTTCTTGTTTTACACCTGAAGATGTGGTGATTTGACATACAGAATAGGAACTTCTGAATTCAGGCTGATTACTGGTTCCACAGTGATTGAAAACCACATGTCCTAGTGGGTATCTCTCTACACATGATTTGTTTGGGGTCTATGTGGCATCAAGACCATATGTGCCTGCCCAAAAATGCAGTGTGGGAGGCTGCCCTGTGGCTCTTTATCTTTAAAGTGTGTGACACAGGAGTTTTCTGGTCTGAAACCTTTATGAGAACCTTGCCTGATGCTGCCCTTCATGCCATCTGATGTAATCCAGGTACATAATTGCCAAAAGTTCATGGTGAGGTTTATTGACAAAGCCCATTGACCAAATGTAACTGAGAGGAGTTTCTCCCTTGAGTCTTTTTATCCATGAACTTGGAGGAAATCCTGGCACCTGGGGTGAAGAGGATGAAtcacaaacatgttttctttcCTGTATTTTGCACCTGGCAGAAGACCTGAGCTGCAAAGCCTGAGGGCAGAAAGGGTTTACGATTCCCCCATAGACAAATGGACAGCTGGTGGAAAAAGTCAGATGGAGCAGTATTAAAGTGGCTTGATTCaaggaatcacacacacacacacacacacacacacacacacgctataTGTATGCACCTGCATAACCCTGCACGTTCCACTGTGGTTGTGTCCTAGGGTTTTTCCCAGACTCTGAAAATGTTTCCTTggatttttctgttgctttttctgcAGCGATATCTCCTTGTGATTTGTCAGGATGGTCCCAAGTGCTATTCCAAGATTGAACGGAGTTTTTACAAGGATGGAGACATTGAGATTGCTTCCTTTTTCCCCATTTACATACACCTCGTTAACAGAATCATGAATATTTTCCAAAGAGATCTCACATTCATCCGGTAAGTTCCCTTTGCCATAATCATTTTCCCTTGATTTACATAATAGCTACTTGTTATTGGGTCTGCAGACCCAATAGACATATGTGGTTTCCTACTCTttgcattctctgtctctcctaaaaAGTGCTGATAATTAATTTGGAGCATGAggtgacattttctttcttgtgttCATGCATGGTTCAGGGAAAGGTTTTCTAATCGTAGGAAGGAGGAGAGTCAGGTTGGGATCTTCCTGTGCTTCCCTGTCCATGTTCACCTACTCAGGTGCCTGTTGTGCCTCAGTATTAGATTCTTACGGAACCCATGCACTGTAATGAATGAACTGAGTTACATGAGCTCTTCCACATGTGCACACAATCTTTTCTACTATGTACTAGATTTGGGGCCATGAGAACACTTCATGTCTTCTACATTGTAAAGAAGAAAAGATATTCAAGAGAGTAAGTTTTCACTAGTTAAAAGCAATCTTGGCTCAACACCTTTGcacaaatataataattatattttaatgatgaacataagaaatttaatgtttttaatctaCAACCCTCATGATGTGTCCctgattctttccttttctgggaaaaatacatttcagaagGGGGATTATTCTGCTTCCACCCctctttaagatacatttttagagctaaatataaatgttttatatatatatacataatatacatatataaaacatttatattcatatataaataatatttatatatcaataatatatattgatatataaatatatataattatttatttatatttattttatataaataaatatattttatataaataaaatatattttatataaataaatatatttatttatttatatttatatataatatatatatatataaagcgaCTCCAGTCCACCCAGGGAGTGTTTCCAGCTTCTCCAAAGTGCTCCTCCCTTTTCACTGTTTCCCTTCTTTCAAGCTctgaatctgatttcatttttctggcTTGGGATGGTCCTTGATCGGTACATTTGATGGGGAAGAGATTTTTCTCGATAAACTCCAAGATTCCATCTACCATTCTCCATGCTTTGATGTCATCCAAATTTCTGATCACATAGCCTTCAGCTGAGTTATTCTCTTTTCCCATTGCATCCTGCAGCGTTGTGATCATATGACTCTTATTTCAAGAAGTATTTGTGATGTGACATTATGGTGTAAAAGCAGATCTTATTTTATAGAATCTTTTAGGCTGGGTGACCCGGATAAAGATACTAGCAGCTTTGGTTCTGGTGAGGACAACTGTCCTGCAAATATGATGCTCTTGACACTCTGTCCTAAGCAAATGCACATATAAAGATTAGAACACTTGAATTTTTGACCATGACCAATCCATCTGTCAGAGTAATTACAGTAGAATTGATGATAATCTGGATTGGAGGCTTTTCCCTTAAAGATCCTTGTGCCTTTCATGCAGGTTTCAATCCAAAAACTACCAATATGTTCTGGCCTTGGTTTTTGCTATTGAGGAGATCAACAAGAACACCCATCTTTTACCCAACATGACATTGGGATTTGATCTCTATAATGTCATGCACAGTGACATGATGGTGATGGAGAATCCCTTCATCTGGCTTGCGGGAATGGAAAAGTATGTTCCCAATTACACGTGTAGGAAACAGAGCAAGTCTGTAGCCGTAATATCAGGAACAAGCATTGCTGCCCAAATGGGGACACTCCTGGAACTCTACAAAATTCCACAGGTGAGTGTgtaagggagagggaaaaagcacATCACCTTAGGCGCCTTACTTAGACCCAAAAGTTTAAGTGACAGAGACCTTATATATTTCACACAGTGCATATTCTAAGGAGAAGGTGTGCAGAGATTTGGTGAAGTAGCCACATTTGTTCTAAAGTGATGTGGGTGAGTGATAATGAGAAATGTTTTCCTCAACCTGTGAGTCTAATGACTCATGAACTAGGAAGTTTATATGTAAtgggagatgagaaaaatgaaatattctaaaatcttctGATCCATCCAtcatttgtttaatttcttcAGAAATAAGATTATTCACTATAGCAATAACCTTACACAGATTTCTTGCCTTTTCCCTTAGCTGACTCTTGGATCTTTTGAACCTCTTCTGAGTGACAGTGCTCAGTTTCCTTCCCTCTATCAGATGCCCCCCAAAGACACTTCTCTGGCCCATGGCATGGTCTCCTTGATGCTTCATTTCAGCTGGACCTGGGTGGGTTTGGCCATCTCAGACCTCCCAAAAGGTATTCAGTTTATGTCTGATTTGAAAGTCGAGATGCAGAAGAATGGCATCTGTGTAGACTTTGTGGAATTCATCCCAGTCACTGAGGAGTCACATAATTCATTCCAGAGGCTGTATCATATCCAGATCCtaaaatcatcagcaaatgtggTGATTCTTTTCTGTGACACTGATTCACTCATAGGCGTCAGCTTTCCAACATGGGAACGTGTAATGACATGGAAAGTCTGGGTCACCACCTCACAATGGGATTTTGCCAGCGATGAGCATCATATCCTGCTCCACTCATTCCATGGGACTCTCATTTTTTCACACCACCATGGTGAGATCTctggtttcaaaaactttcttcaGACAGTTAACCCTTCCAAATACCCAGAAGACTTTTACCTCTCTACATTCTGGTCACTATATTTTGATTGCTCAGTTACTGGGCCATCCTGCAAAACCTTGAGAAACTGTCCACTGAATGCCTCCTTGGAATCCTTGCCTTTTCATCATTTTGATATGAGCATGAGTGATGGGAGTTACAACatatacaatgctgtgtatgctgtGGCCCACAGTGTACATGAGATGCTTCTACAAGAGTTAGAAATGCAGCCAGTGAGCAGTGGGTCAAAGGTGGAATTTTCTCCTTGGCAGGTAATTTGGTTTCCTTTGCATGACTTGTTTTATTGGAATGATCCCCTTAAAAGCTTCTGCGGGTTTTCAAACCAATAACTTGGGATCCTTCCTTCAATCACAAGATATAAATGAGCCTTTTTTTGTAATTTGTGATGAGAAACAGGGTTCCATTTTCAAGTGGGAAGGTAACTTGGATAAGCATCAGTGCTGTGTCTTAAAAATTACTCTCCCATCCTGACAATTTAATTATGACTTGTGAATACCTAGACTGTGTCATTCCATTTTCAGTCTCAGAAgtaaaaaattattactttttagtGTCAAATGTTGCTGAGTATGCTCATCCACAATGTACATAAGACATCTCATTAAATTGCATAGTATTTTATTCTGGTAACTGCATTACAGATGGTTGTCCTAGGGACACTGGGAAAATAAGTGAGTGTTGGTAACGTGGACCACATTTTGAAACTGTCATAATTTCACAGTTAGATATTTTTGATTGCCCTTGTTTTTGGATGAACGTGAGTGAAATCACACTTATTTTGATGTAGTCCTCATCAGgtttttagttttaattcatTGGGTGGCTATAAAAAGTTCCCTTTGTTTATTTGTGATTACAGACAAAAGGCTTTCTCTAACCTGGGTTTGATGTGTTATTGCTTGGGCAGTCTTCATGAGAATATGATGCATTTTTTCAGTTGCACCCATTTCTCAAGAACCTCCAACTTACCAATCCTGCGGGTGACCTAGTGAATTTGAATCACATGAGGAATTTGGAAGCTGAATATGACATTCTCAACTTTCTGAATTTTCCATATGGTGTTGGACATAAGGTTAAAGTAGGACAGTTTTCCCCGTATGTTCCACAGAGCCAACAGTTGTCTCTCTCTGAGAATTTGATAGAGTGGGCCACAGGAATTACAGAGGTAAGTTGGTCTGATCATAAGATTCACACTATACATTGTTACCCTCCAATTAATATGGGGATTTGTGCAACTTGGCTTATTATAACATACTTAGAGACATTAAACCACACCCCTCCCAATCTAAATACTTTGTTATGTTTTTAGTGTCTGAGGATGGACAGTACACACACTTGTTCCTCCACATgttttgaatctttttatttaggaaataaacttGCATGTCATGATTGTGTCAGAAATAGGTGTTTACAGTTTCAGTGAATAGGTTGTGCAGGACTTGAAAACCCTCTACTTGGAACAGAAGTAACATTCCCAATATGACCAatattcatttgatttttctcagACTCCACGTTCAGTATGCAGTGAGAGTTGCAGCCCTGGATTCAGGAAAGCCCCTCTGGAGGGGAAGCCTACCTGTTGTTTTGATTGCACACCTTGTTCTgagaatgagatttccaatcagACAGGTATGTCAGTGCCAGCTTCATGGAGAAATTAACACCTGTTTCTTAGAATTTCCTCTTCTCCATGAAAAGAAAAGGATGTGGATTATGACTGCTGAGAAGATTCTTTTCATCTTCTGGTGGAAGTTAAACCTTATATTCAGTAATAATCCCTAAAAGGATAAAATTTTGCACACTATACTTTACCACATGTAGTATTTGCAAAATCATTTAGGTAAATTCATGTCTGCATTCCTTGTGTGTGTTTAGATAAAATGCTTTCACCAAATTCAAATATAGCATGCTTGCAGTGAGAAAGCACAACTCTCATCAAACTGTGTGTAAGATGAAAAGCTGTATTAGAAATTATATAGTATATCATGCTAAGGATAACACTCATCAGATATCATAAATGAGCTAAGCTTAGCCTTTGAGAAAAATCATTGcttatgaaaatatatatcttcAGGAACATTcctatgcatacacacatacactcatgagtaaaatttatttcaaaataatacatgCTGACATGCATGGTAAAAAGAATGCATAGCAAGGTAGGTTAATGACATCAAATTCAACACAAACCCTTGAAGATAGGATGTGGACattataaggaaactgaggtaaataaaaattggaagagCTTATAGGTGGTGCTCATAAAACAAGCAAAATTTATGAACCTCAGAAAGTTGGAACAGTACTAAAAACAAGATTACAATGTCTGTGTGTGTTACACAAAGAGAGCTGAAGAGATCTCTGCACAGATATAAAAATAGTAATACTAGaactttttaatcatttaatGGTGATAGTTTGAATagagaagaaattcagaaatttccagatataaaaatgatgaaatacattgagaaatttttaaaaaattcaagtatcTTGAAGATTATTAAAATAATGCTTAATACTTTTATTGTGATAAACACTTTCACATAGGAAAGGAACTCTTTCTCAACTCCTGTACAGaataggaaaaatggaaaaattctgtttcttctacaGAAACATCTTAACTTGTTTGGTCAAATACTGCCAGATATTTCagtaaaatgaaattgtaagacactgttgttgaaataaattcacacatttgaaattttaaacaacataaatccaacagtatttttaaatagtttacaTCATGCCCAATGGCTTGCATacaataataagaagaagaataGCATGactgaagaaaaacatttaacaaaTCTAAGTGATCTGAGAATTATACAAGAAGAACAAGACAACTCAAAAATGCCAAAAAGAAGGATCAGTTTTCAATCCTAAAGTGTGCTTTAGAATGCTAAAATCATGGAAGTTATGGCTGAAGATTGGATACAAAGTTGAAGAAAGAGTGCAACTTATGCAGGAAATTACCAGGATGGTCTGCTTTGTGCATATAATAGAAATGAAAGCCATGCAACTTATTATAAAGGAAGATATAAAAGTGGAATCATTTTCAACTAATCTTGGGATGGTGTAATACAATCAAAAATCAGTAACTGAGTTAAGTAGTGCTGGAATACTAGATTAATTGCAAAAAACCAGTTATTTTTGCTTACCAATTCTGGAAAACAAAGCTCTGAAAATGAGCACATGTAATATCTCAAAAGTAGGAACTATCCAAAGATAAGACCACCTAAATTTTGGAAGACATCTTCAAGTTGCAATATCTGACATCGATGGAGCAATGTATAGAAGGGGAtactgacagagaaagaaaattcatgtTCAAGGATAAAAAGGTAGCAAAGTGGAACTATGCCAGTAGGGTTCAAGgtgatctccagactgactttgaTTACAGGCAGCATCCCAGTGTGTTCCTTGATGGAAATCTGCTCAAGGGTGGCATCTTATCCAGAAGGTATCAAGTGTACAACTCTTCTGCGTTTCTCTAGAACTTGACCATCTGCTTTCTAATGGTGATCTCTCAATCAGTACTTGCCCATAGAATGGCTATCCAGATCCTACCTTAGAGAGATGTGGTTTAGTGAGATAACAGGGTACTTTCTGTGCACCCCAAATTCACACAGTAAATATCCCAGTGCAtgaaattaagagtgggaacctGGGCCAGTACTGTGACTAGGAGTTGAAGCCTCTggctggaatgccagcatcccagttgggctgcagttccagtctcagctgcttcacttccaatgcagctctctgctgatgcttaggaaagcagcagaagacagcccaagtttcTGAGTCcacaccatgtaggagacccagaagaagctcccatttATTGCCTTAAGACAGCCTAGTTCCAGCTATTACcatcatttggggtgtgaatcactggtggaagatttcttcctttctctttttccctctttctctttccccttctctttttccctgtcctcctgtccttctctctctccctctcactctccctctctcctacttttcctcctccttccaaaactctgcctttcattaaattataaataaataaataaataaataaataaataaacactcctTAGAAATAAAACTGGGATCCTTTGGTCATTAAGAGGGCCATGAGAATCCAGAGGGAATAACACCATTAAAACAAGGGCTTACTGCAGGCATAaaaagccaagactctggcaaaaaatagcCTCCATGGAGGATCTCCGTGAGACctaaatggaaagaaatggtcatcaaagaagaatatactcttctcagaagggaggagagaacatccaacTGCTTATGGcaatgtccaaatactgatggcagcccatgtcaagagcctcggctgatcactgatgtcatacataagagtgttaattgttaaaggaataaCAGAGTCACCGTGcatttattccccatgtaggaactccatccataatgaGTTGTGCTTTGAGAATTGACTGCAATTTTTCCCCAAACTCTATTCTATATGTAGTTTGTCTTCATGgatgcaaactgttcaaatctatGCTTaatatggagttggtcttctatatttaaaatcaaactaaCAATGAACCATAataaagaaggagatgggagagggggagggaggtgggatgagagttgGGATGGGAAGGTGGTTTTAGGGGAAGGAACCCCTATATTCCCAAAGTTCTATCTATGAAAAAAGCATTAGTTAAAAAAAGTtgaattatgaaagaatgtattCATTAAGAAAACAAGGACTGCTGCTTGCTCTTGTTCAAAGTGAGGATGCAGCAAGCATGTGCAATGTATAAAGGTCAGAGTAGTCTTTACCACACATAGAAACCCCTGGCATCTTGATCATCACTTCCCAATCTGAAGAAACCGTGAAGAATGAATTTGAGGTGTTAAAATGAAACAGGTCAAAAATGTAGGTTTTTAAAGTACCATGAGTAGGTTCAGAGAGTAGCCCTTAGTACTTTGTTAGGACAAAAAGAGCATGTACTCATGAGTATGTAAGGTACTTAGGGAGATGGAGTAATAACTCTGGCTAACATGAGGAAGATGGGCATGAATAATGGCCAATAATTTGTAGATGTCATCTTATATGCTATTTCAACACCAAATAAGGACTACTTGCTTAAACTGGCTAAGTCGGGTCCTTGTGAATCAGGAAATTGGGATGATGTTATTGTATGTTTCTCACTAGATATGGACCAGTGTGTGAAGTGTCCAGATCTTCAGTATGCCAACACAGAGCGAAACCAGTGCTTCCACAAAAGAGTGACCTTTCTGTCGTTTGAAGATGCCCTGGGGATGAccctggtctgcacagctctgtgcttctctgtcctcaccgtTGTTGTCCttggggtctttgtgaagcaccgagacactcccatagtcaaggccaacaatcgttgtctcagctacatcctgctcatcaccctcatcttctgcttcctctgctccttagtGTTCATTGGTCGTCCCAACAAaaccacctgtgtcctccagcagaccACATTTGGAGTGGTATTCACTGTGGCTATTTCCACTGTCCTGGCCAAAACTATCACTGTGCTTCTGGCCTTCAGGGTCACTGGCCCAGGGAGAAGAATGAGACACTGGCTGATATCAGGGTTACCtaactccattattcccatctgctgcctgatccaactggctctctgtggcttctggcttgggacttctccttcctttattgacacagatgcacactctgagcatggccacatcattctggtgtgcaacaagggctcggtcactgccttctactgtgtcctgggctacctgggttccttggccctggccagctttactgtggctttcctagccaggaatctgcctgacaccttcaatgaagccaagttcctgacattcagcatgctggtgttttgcagtgtctgggtgaccttcctgcctgtctaccacagcaccaaggggaaggtcatggtggctgtggaggtcttctccatcttgtgctccagtgcagggctcctgggctgcatctttgttcccaagtgctacattattctcttcagacctgagaagaatgttttgaaAGGATTCAGGGATAGAAtaatttccaaggaaacagatGTTCTCAGGAATAGCTCTTAGGCTCTCTCAGTTTTCAATGGTTAGaaactaaaatttataaaactgattttgcattgtgatgttataaaataaCTTGCAGCATGTGACCTCCTTATGAACAATTTAtacttttcttaaaacatttttgttctgAAGGACCAATCCACAGAAAATGAAGAGAGAGTGGGATAAACCTTCCATCTTGTGATGGAATGTGAAGATATCTGTAGTGGGCCAGTGCTGGTTCATGCCAAAGCAAGGAGGTTAATTCAGGTGTCCATGTGAGTACCAGGGACGGaaaggcttaggccatcttccagagACTTTTCTAGATCTTAACAAGGAGCTGAGttgcaagtggagcagacaggccaTGAACTcgcaccaacatgggatgttaGGTTTACAGGTGGTGGTTATATCCACTACACCCTCATGGTGGTCCTAATCCTCCTCCttcaaaataatactgtgtaCTAATTTCTTAGCCTGGGTTTTATGTTCATAAGCACAAACCCATCTCATTTCTTTTCAATCCTGTATTTTCATTGTCAACTCATTGACCTTGTTATCTTCCTATTTTGATAAAATGAATTACACATTTGGTTGCTACTTTTAATCATTCATTGGAGTCTATACTAAAATCAGCTTAGTAATATAGTTGGAATATTTCAGTGCAATCATTAGACATGTTGTCATTATAATATGTATAATTCATTGTCAGAAACTCCTTAATTATATatcatttcatatgaatttcaaatgATGTGATACACACCAAGATTTCATTATATGTAGAAGTGATTCTGCAAACTTTTCCAtctgttcattttgtttattataaattttgctttgattttcttttgccAGTGCCAGACATAAGAAGTTtctatttgatgtaatcccaattgttaattttcgctttgaatgcctgtgactctgggctcttttccaagaattctttgcctgtgcctatatcttacagggtttctccaatgttctccaattatttgatggtgttgggtcatagatttagatctttaatacatgttgagtggatcttcgtgtaaggtgtaagataggggtcttgcttcatgcttctgcacgtggaaatccagttttcccagcaccatttgttgaatagactatccttgctccaggcattggttttagatccttgatcaaatacagGTTGGCTGatgatgtttagattgatttctggtgtttctattctgttccattggtctacccatctgtttctgtaccagtaccatgctgttttgaatataacagccctgtagtatgtcttgaaatgtggtattgtgaagCCTATGGCTgtgttttgttgtacaagattgctttagctatttgagatatcctgtgtctccatatgaatttcagcatcattttttacagatctgtgaagaatgtctttggtatttcgattggtatggcattgaatctgtaaattgctgttgggagaatggacatgttgatgatactgatttttccaatccatgagcatgaaagatttctccattttttggtatcatcttctatttctttctttaagattttggaattctcatcatagagttctttaacatccttggttaagtttattccaaggtgtttgattgtttttgtggctattgtgaatgggattgatattaacagttctttctcagccatgtcattgcctgtgtatacaaaggctgttgatttttgggcattgattttatatcctgctactttgccaaactcttctatgagttccaacagtctcttagtagagttctttggatcctctaagtaaagaatcgtatcgtctgcaaagagggatagtttgacttctttcttcccaatttgtatccctttaatttctttttcttgaaggtacctttctctgaagggaggagagaacgtccactttgactatgaccttgtctaaatatgatcagagttggtgaactcaaaaggcttcaatagccttggtgactcatgacaagagcctagggtgat
This region of Oryctolagus cuniculus chromosome 16 unlocalized genomic scaffold, mOryCun1.1 SUPER_16_unloc_1, whole genome shotgun sequence genomic DNA includes:
- the LOC100339134 gene encoding vomeronasal type-2 receptor 116 encodes the protein MFPWIFLLLFLQRYLLVICQDGPKCYSKIERSFYKDGDIEIASFFPIYIHLVNRIMNIFQRDLTFIRFQSKNYQYVLALVFAIEEINKNTHLLPNMTLGFDLYNVMHSDMMVMENPFIWLAGMEKYVPNYTCRKQSKSVAVISGTSIAAQMGTLLELYKIPQLTLGSFEPLLSDSAQFPSLYQMPPKDTSLAHGMVSLMLHFSWTWVGLAISDLPKGIQFMSDLKVEMQKNGICVDFVEFIPVTEESHNSFQRLYHIQILKSSANVVILFCDTDSLIGVSFPTWERVMTWKVWVTTSQWDFASDEHHILLHSFHGTLIFSHHHGEISGFKNFLQTVNPSKYPEDFYLSTFWSLYFDCSVTGPSCKTLRNCPLNASLESLPFHHFDMSMSDGSYNIYNAVYAVAHSVHEMLLQELEMQPVSSGSKVEFSPWQLHPFLKNLQLTNPAGDLVNLNHMRNLEAEYDILNFLNFPYGVGHKVKVGQFSPYVPQSQQLSLSENLIEWATGITETPRSVCSESCSPGFRKAPLEGKPTCCFDCTPCSENEISNQTDMDQCVKCPDLQYANTERNQCFHKRVTFLSFEDALGMTLVCTALCFSVLTVVVLGVFVKHRDTPIVKANNRCLSYILLITLIFCFLCSLVFIGRPNKTTCVLQQTTFGVVFTVAISTVLAKTITVLLAFRVTGPGRRMRHWLISGLPNSIIPICCLIQLALCGFWLGTSPSFIDTDAHSEHGHIILVCNKGSVTAFYCVLGYLGSLALASFTVAFLARNLPDTFNEAKFLTFSMLVFCSVWVTFLPVYHSTKGKVMVAVEVFSILCSSAGLLGCIFVPKCYIILFRPEKNVLKGFRDRIISKETDVLRNSS